In Mytilus edulis chromosome 13, xbMytEdul2.2, whole genome shotgun sequence, a single window of DNA contains:
- the LOC139500275 gene encoding uncharacterized protein KIAA1958-like: MDEEIKKGTRVRLCNGAKGIITGTTSNFNFPLYDIQLQSGKTVTEARYRFDIIESQSQTPFTNFYSQQTTVNSLLNSPVLQQPRNSQLESDFLLAQILQNEIENEEPEIENVEPEIENVEPEIENEAPEIETVQTTNISKENEKSKNSTRFANAKVDDDDIEFFCQEQTNQNTNRKTVSDMKILNEFMNSALDDTRDICVNQPRELNSIICKFLINVRTKSGTEYESTSVKGMISSFDRYLRANNYGTAIKKGDIFDQARRVLTAKIMDLKKLGKGNKPNKAQAVTDEEMDRLFNTGQMGMEHPDALLRMMWFQKTVHFGRRTVTEHVNMKWGDIKLCTSKSGTQFLQYSERATKTRTGANPGNVRDVPPRS, from the coding sequence ATGGAcgaagaaataaagaaaggaaCCCGTGTACGGTTATGTAACGGAGCAAAGGGCATTATAACTGGCACAACTTCCAATTTCAATTTCCCTTTGTATGATATTCAGCTTCAATCAGGCAAAACAGTAACAGAAGCAAGATATCGCTTTGATATAATTGAAAGTCAATCCCAGACTCCATTCACCAATTTCTATTCACAGCAAACAACTGTAAATTCGTTGTTAAATAGCCCTGTTCTACAACAACCTAGAAATTCACAATTGGAATCAGATTTCCTTCTTGCTCAAATACtacaaaatgaaattgaaaatgaagagCCTGAAATTGAAAATGTAGAGCCTGAAATTGAAAATGTAGAGcctgaaattgaaaatgaagcTCCTGAAATTGAAACAGTTCAAACCACAAACATATCAAAAGAGAATGAAAAATCTAAAAACTCAACAAGATTTGCTAATGCAAAGGTAGATGATGATGATATTGAATTTTTTTGTCAGgaacaaacaaatcaaaacacTAACAGAAAAACAGTTTCtgacatgaaaattttaaatgagtTTATGAATTCTGCATTAGATGACACACGAGACATCTGTGTTAACCAACCCAGAGAATTGAATAGCATAATATGCAAATTTCTAATAAATGTACGCACAAAAAGTGGTACAGAGTATGAGTCAACATCAGTCAAGGGTATGATAAGTAGTTTCGACCGTTATTTAAGAGCAAATAACTATGGAACAGCCATAAAAAAGGGTGATATTTTTGACCAAGCTCGAAGAGTCCTGACAGCTAAAATcatggatttaaaaaaattggGAAAAGGCAACAAACCTAACAAGGCCCAAGCAGTTACAGATGAGGAAATGGACAGACTGTTCAATACTGGACAAATGGGAATGGAACATCCAGATGCATTATTAAGAATGATGTGGTTCCAAAAAACAGTGCATTTCGGCAGGCGAACAGTGACCGAACATGTGAATATGAAATGGGGGGATATCAAATTATGTACCAGCAAGTCAGGAACACAGTTTTTGCAATATTCAGAAAGGGCAACAAAAACAAGGACAGGGGCCAACCCTGGAAATGTAAGAGACGTTCCACCCAGATCTTAG